The following coding sequences lie in one Panicum virgatum strain AP13 chromosome 6N, P.virgatum_v5, whole genome shotgun sequence genomic window:
- the LOC120679507 gene encoding uncharacterized protein At4g14342: MQASDRFNINSQLEHLQAKYVGTGHADLTRFEWAVNIQRDSYASYIGHYPMLAYFAIAENESIGRERYNFMQKMLLPCGLPPERDED, translated from the exons ATGCAG GCTAGCGATAGGTTCAACATAAACTCTCAGCTTGAGCATCTTCAAGCCAAATATGTCGGTACAGGGCATGCTGACTTGACCAGATT TGAATGGGCTGTGAACATCCAGAGGGACAGCTATGCCTCTTATATTGGGCACTATCCAATGTTGGCGTACTTTGCCATTGCTGAGAATGAATCGATTGGAAGAGAACGTTACAATTTCATGCAG AAAATGCTGCTTCCTTGTGGTCTCCCTCCTGAGAGAGACGAAGACTGA